CATAATAAAGAAAAACTTTAACTGTAAAAAGCAAGaaataatttaattccttgactTGCATAAAATACTTTCTGAAACCAGGATTACAGAATTTTTTGCAACTATGTAAAAGATCTTCTTGAAGATTTAAGGTCTAGTAAAAGTTGTTGAGCCATGGAAAAATGACTAAACTGTGCTATTTTGGCTGTGGCATACAGATTTTATCATATGGAGATTGATGGTGCAAACTTACATGGGTGCAAGATTAATCTGATGCCATCTGATGCCAGAATGAATATCAACCCAGCTACAGATCTATCCCCAGCTAGCAGTGTCGCTGCAGAGATTTTTCAATAATTATCATAGTGTTAATAAAGGAACGATAAATACTTATAAACACATTACATTACACATACGAATACATATAACATAACAATTCCTCAATTTGAAAACTGTACTAGAGAGTAGAGACAGAGTAGCATAAAATTCATAATGAGTCGGTTCATTGATTGCAAAGATACCGTCACAGGAAAACATACTTGGTGTCTATGGTTCACGGCAAACCAGTAAGATTATTTAAACATAAATTTCTATTCTTATTGTATCTTGAATCACTCTAAAATACATGCAACATTTTGTTTAGAAATTTATAACTGAAATTGTGAGCATCTGAATTCACTATCACCATGACCATCGTATCTTGCAAGAGTATAAACGCTGAAATTATCTGGAAGCTACCATGCTTAAGGGAGTTTACTTTTACAGACAGTAGACAATTATATGCATGAATAATCCATGAAGTTTATCAACTATGTCCAATACCGTGTAAGGTAAAGGGAACCAGTAATATACGAAATTGCTTCCGGCAGACAAGCTCTGGCAGATTGCCAAATTTGCTTTATAGTTTGGTAGATATTAAGTTATGAACTCCATGACTGGAAGTCTGGAACCCAACATGAAGTTAGTGTAGTTGGATTCATCACTAGTTGAAATGCACTCATAAATGACTTTACCTTCCACCGAAAACAGTAAACAAGTTGGATTAACATCACAAATAACCCAATTGTGAAACATGATAATGTATACCTTGAATAGAATGATACGAATAAAGTGACTATAATATGATAATGTACGAAATCCAAGCAGTATTATAGGACTATTGTATGAGTACTCGACACGATGATGAAATGACACAACAGCAGCATGAAATGAGCAAATAGGCAGCCCTATTATGAAGGGGAGCCGTCTGTTGAAAACAAACTCAAGAATCCGAAACAGGACAGGGCATAAATTTTCGTAACTGCAACATCCATATTGAAAAAGTAGACATTTGTGTTGAATACATATCCTTGGAAACTTAATTCATATTGTTTAACCATAAATTATCAAACTTTTTGGATTTCAATTCCCCCTTTAGCCTCATTCTCTCCGACTtcagagtaaaaaaaaaaagaacactgGTCTAACCTTATTACAATACAGAGAGGCAATAATATCGGTTTATTGTAAAACTAACGACAGAGAGGCAATTCAGTTTATTGTAAAACTACTTCAATAATATCGGCCATGCAAGTAAGATTATAGTGTCATTTGCAAATAACTGGGGGAGTCCACTAATATTAGgcaaaatatcaaaactagagTGCTCGAGACTCACCTTACTGTAAAAGATGAAGGCAAGAGAGCTCCAGAAAGTAATTTCTGCAGAAATTCAAATGAGAGAAGAGGAGGCATTGTCCATTCATGATTTGCAACTCATTTCGAGCCATGGGATCAGAAAGTCCTTAATTGTGGTCTTTCAGAGTGGCCAGTGGTGGATCCCCTATATTTCTGCCAGTCCTACAATTCTTCAAGCGTGCAAGTTCTGCTACCAGTGCCAACCAATATATCCTCTTGAGACATCCTACTGCTTGATTGAGTGGTTGTTTGGTTCAACTCTTGCACTTCTTGCTCATATATCAGACGGACTCCACACTCCTTCACCTTCAGACCCGGCCCTCTGGTTTCAAATAAGAACTCAAGCTGACTGCAACTGTTATGCCACCACTCTGTACCAAAGTATTTATCACGAGATACATAGAATAGCCACAGGTGATCTGATTTAACCTGGCAAAATTCTTCACTAAAGCGAAATGCAGGCTGTCTGCCATATACTTCCAATTCTCTTCCATTGAGCTTCAGGCAACATACAAGATGATGTGTTGCATTAAAAGTCTTGAATTCATCTGTATAAAGCTCATCCACTGGATGGTGCTCATGGAGTACAAAAACAGCACACAAAGCAAATCCCAAAAACTGACTGTTATTCCAATGCACAGGTAGAGATACACTTAATGAACACCCAACACTCTGATGGCTGAACCACTCAGGAATATTACTTCCAGGAATTACAATTTGAAAAGTTTCCCTCTTATTAGAGATTCCCTGTGCAAGAAGAGATAGGTTGTTAGCTGATTAATGTCTATAGGTATTTGAgcagaaacacacacacacactcggAAAGGGAGTACCTGATACATGAATGTCCTCAGCATTTCAAATGCTATGTTATTGCATCCTTCATTGCCATTTAGATTGAAgcaattgatgaaattgaaatatgatCTATTTAATCTGTTCAAATTTGATGCATCAAACAAGTATTTCAGTGAAGTACAACCATCTGCCCTTAAATCTAGTCTACTATTTGATGGAAGGTCTGACAACTCTTTAAGTCTCTTACAATTCTCCAAGTTAAAGTTCTCAAGTTTAGAAAGCAATCGAATGCCTGCAGGAAAGTGAACAAAATTGTTTCCACTTAGATTCAAGGTCACCAAAGAGGGAAAGTAACCGAATTTGTTGGCAAATGCTCCTTCACCAAGATTGCAATTACTCAGGTTCAGATACGTTAAATTACACAGACCAGAAATAGGCAAGCGGAAACTCGTCGGCTCTGTATTCACTTTTTGAGATATAGGCAAGCCGAAACTCGTTGGCTCTGTATTCCCATTTTGAGATATAGGCAAGCAGAAACTCATTGGCTGTGTATTCACTTTTTGCACCAATCCAGAAGGCAAAAACTTATTTAAAGATCCCCTAACTACTTTGCATCGATGAAAGATTAAACCTCTCACATGTTTTATGCGATCAAGGGTAGATGACATTTCTATTGCATACCCACTCTTCACATCAGTTTCCTCAAAACAGTCCATCTCCTCCATATTTAACTGATGC
This portion of the Rosa chinensis cultivar Old Blush chromosome 1, RchiOBHm-V2, whole genome shotgun sequence genome encodes:
- the LOC112189184 gene encoding disease resistance-like protein DSC1, with product MELTKLQVAHWKPEAFSKLSQLSLLHIRNVDLPKGLTCLSNSLRLLEWTGCPLRSLPKKFKAHELIELNLCHSNIKKLWKGTKNFDKLKFIKLCHSKKIVESPDLAGVQNLETLDLEGCSHLVRIHQSLGFLKKLIVLNLKDCKSLESLPSRIEMESLETLILSNCSKVKKIPEFVGNMERLLVLCLDETAIEELPVSIEQLTGLVSLNVSNCRKLVCLPSTVNKLKSVENLNLSGCLKLGKHQLNMEEMDCFEETDVKSGYAIEMSSTLDRIKHVRGLIFHRCKVVRGSLNKFLPSGLVQKVNTQPMSFCLPISQNGNTEPTSFGLPISQKVNTEPTSFRLPISGLCNLTYLNLSNCNLGEGAFANKFGYFPSLVTLNLSGNNFVHFPAGIRLLSKLENFNLENCKRLKELSDLPSNSRLDLRADGCTSLKYLFDASNLNRLNRSYFNFINCFNLNGNEGCNNIAFEMLRTFMYQGISNKRETFQIVIPGSNIPEWFSHQSVGCSLSVSLPVHWNNSQFLGFALCAVFVLHEHHPVDELYTDEFKTFNATHHLVCCLKLNGRELEVYGRQPAFRFSEEFCQVKSDHLWLFYVSRDKYFGTEWWHNSCSQLEFLFETRGPGLKVKECGVRLIYEQEVQELNQTTTQSSSRMSQEDILVGTGSRTCTLEEL